A genome region from Cucumis sativus cultivar 9930 chromosome 4, Cucumber_9930_V3, whole genome shotgun sequence includes the following:
- the LOC116403422 gene encoding uncharacterized protein LOC116403422 produces the protein MHPRRRASTNRKEEARKEIWDSLKTRYLGSKRVKMASVQTLKSEFNVLRMKKTETIDEFTGKISRLVSKFTTLEVALEDSSLVKMFLDSVSDKYLPIVVGIEQFQDLETMQFEEAIGRMKVYEEQTTRLRENNNNTNGQLLLTHVEWKARQKRHSVDNSSMNKGRKFGSIDRGRWRGRGCGTERQNSAGGTSNTGNGNRDKSHIKCFTWNKMGHYTSECRRKGHDDETHLTCAIEEELTLIMVVSQKGTRTR, from the coding sequence ATGCATCCCAGAAGACGTGCTTCTACAAATCGCAAAGAAGAAGCCCGCAAGGAAATATGGGATAGTCTCAAGACAAGGTACTTGGGTAGTAAGCGGGTGAAGATGGCAAGTGTTCAAACCTTGAAGAGTGAGTTTAATGTTCTTCGAATGAAGAAAACCGAGACGATTGATGAGTTCACAGGAAAAATCAGCAGATTAGTAAGCAAGTTCACCACTCTCGAAGTTGCACTTGAGGATTCATCATTGGTCAAGATGTTCCTCGATTCCGTCTCCGACAAATATCTTCCCATTGTTGTCGGGATCGAGCAATTTCAAGATCTCGAAACCATGCAATTTGAAGAAGCAATTGGACGAATGAAGGTGTACGAGGAACAAACAACACGACTCCGagaaaacaataacaacacCAATGGACAACTCCTACTTACCCATGTCGAATGGAAAGCTAGACAAAAAAGACATAGTGTTGACAACTCTTCGATGAACAAAGGGCGCAAATTCGGTAGTATCGATCGAGGAAGATGGCGAGGACGTGGTTGTGGCACTGAGCGTCAAAATAGTGCAGGAGGCACTAGCAACACTGGAAATGGAAATCGTGATAAAAGTCACATTAAGTGTTTCACTTGGAACAAGATGGGACATTACACATCGGAATGTCGTAGAAAAGGTCATGACGACGAAACTCATCTAACTTGTGCCATCGAAGAAGAACTAACTTTGATAATGGTTGTGTCCCAGAAGGGGACACGCACTAGATGA